Proteins from a single region of Hermetia illucens chromosome 3, iHerIll2.2.curated.20191125, whole genome shotgun sequence:
- the LOC119652881 gene encoding probable cytochrome P450 9f2 isoform X2, translating into MIGTVLSVLWTKWTLFLCILLFVAYKWLTSTYDFFEKKNVKHEKPKLFFGNYRGLILRQESLFDLVKRFYLKFKDYKYYGTYEVRNPVLVISSPEIIKQIAIRDFECFLNHPVFLDAEDEPLIGNTLFFLEDQLWKDMRGTLSHAFTGSKMRQMFQLVEECSHNASKFLKSEAKGKGLIEMELKDLFTRFTYDVTATCAFGIQVNSLLEKNNQFYHMSRKATNLSGFIAIKFFLFANFRKIMKFFKVKLFDQKFSRYFYSLVLETMQERATKGIIRPDMIHLLMEARRGALQAYDIGKSDIDEGFAIVQESGVGRNIVNHIWTENELVAQCFGFFIAGFEMSSALMCFCAYELMENPDIQQKLIEEIDQVRERLGHRPLTYEILQGMQYMDMVISETLRKWPPTPATDRVCNKPYVISDEAGGTVKLHPGDVVSIPIAGLHHDPDYFPNPDKFDPERFGPENKTQIDPFTYLPFGVGPRGCLGN; encoded by the exons ATGATCGGGACAGTGTTATCAGTTTTGTGGACCAAGTGGACGctgtttttgtgtattttactATTTGTTGCCTATAAATGGCTAACATCCACCTatgacttcttcgagaagaaaAATGTGAAGCATGAAAAGCCAAAACTCTTCTTTGGGAATTACAGAGGATTAATACTACGCCAAGAGTCACTATTTGATTTGGTCAAGCGGTTTTATCTGAAATTCAAAGATTACAA ATATTATGGAACGTACGAAGTGCGCAATCCAGTTCTCGTTATATCCAGCCCCGAAATTATCAAGCAAATTGCTATCAGGGACTTCGAATGCTTTCTAAATCATCCCGTTTTCTTGGACGCTGAAGATGAGCCGCTCATCGGCAATACTCTATTTTTCTTGGAGGATCAACTGTGGAAAGACATGCGAGGCACCCTCAGTCACGCTTTCACAGGGAGTAAAATGCGTCAAATGTTTCAATTGGTGGAGGAGTGTAGTCATAAtgccagtaaatttttaaagtcCGAAGCCAAAGGGAAAGGACTGATAGAAATGGAATTGAAAGACCTTTTCACACGCTTCACCTACGACGTGACAGCAACATGCGCTTTCGGAATCCAAGTAAATTCGTTATTGGAAAAGAATAATCAGTTTTATCATATGTCGAGAAAGGCTACGAACCTCTCCGGGTTTATAGCTATCAAGTTCTTCTTGTTTGCGAATTTTCGTAAAATAATGAAG TTTTTCAAAGTGAAGTTGTTCGATCAGAAATTCTCAAGATATTTCTACAGTCTCGTATTGGAAACGATGCAAGAAAGAGCCACGAAAGGGATCATTCGTCCAGACATGATCCACCTTCTCATGGAAGCTCGTAGAGGAGCTCTGCAAGCATATGACATTGGAAAATCCGACATTGATGAAGGTTTTGCCATAGTTCAAGAATCGGGTGTGGGTCGAAACATAGTGAACCATATTTGGACCGAGAACGAGTTGGTCGCCCAGTGCTTTGGATTCTTCATCGCAGGTTTCGAAATGTCATCCGCTTTAATGTGTTTCTGCGCTTACGAACTAATGGAGAACCCCGACATTCAGCAAAAACTGATTGAAGAAATCGATCAAGTTCGGGAAAGATTGGGCCATAGACCTTTGACATACGAAATACTTCAAGGAATGCAGTACATGGACATGGTTATATCAGAAACACTGAGAAAATGGCCACCGACACCAGCTACGGACCGGGTTTGCAACAAGCCTTATGTTATAAGTGATGAAGCAGGCGGAACTGTAAAATTGCATCCAGGAGATGTCGTTTCAATACCTATCGCTGGTCTTCACCATGATCCAGACTACTTTCCTAACCCAGATAAATTCGACCCCGAGCGATTTGGTCCGGAAAACAAAACCCAAATAGACCCATTCACATATCTACCGTTTGGAGTTGGCCCAAGGGGCTGCCTTGGTAATTAA
- the LOC119652881 gene encoding probable cytochrome P450 9f2 isoform X3: MRGTLSHAFTGSKMRQMFQLVEECSHNASKFLKSEAKGKGLIEMELKDLFTRFTYDVTATCAFGIQVNSLLEKNNQFYHMSRKATNLSGFIAIKFFLFANFRKIMKFFKVKLFDQKFSRYFYSLVLETMQERATKGIIRPDMIHLLMEARRGALQAYDIGKSDIDEGFAIVQESGVGRNIVNHIWTENELVAQCFGFFIAGFEMSSALMCFCAYELMENPDIQQKLIEEIDQVRERLGHRPLTYEILQGMQYMDMVISETLRKWPPTPATDRVCNKPYVISDEAGGTVKLHPGDVVSIPIAGLHHDPDYFPNPDKFDPERFGPENKTQIDPFTYLPFGVGPRGCLGSRLALMETKAIIFHLLSEFTFEASPRSRIPVALKQGSFQLHAKCGFWINFKPRK, translated from the exons ATGCGAGGCACCCTCAGTCACGCTTTCACAGGGAGTAAAATGCGTCAAATGTTTCAATTGGTGGAGGAGTGTAGTCATAAtgccagtaaatttttaaagtcCGAAGCCAAAGGGAAAGGACTGATAGAAATGGAATTGAAAGACCTTTTCACACGCTTCACCTACGACGTGACAGCAACATGCGCTTTCGGAATCCAAGTAAATTCGTTATTGGAAAAGAATAATCAGTTTTATCATATGTCGAGAAAGGCTACGAACCTCTCCGGGTTTATAGCTATCAAGTTCTTCTTGTTTGCGAATTTTCGTAAAATAATGAAG TTTTTCAAAGTGAAGTTGTTCGATCAGAAATTCTCAAGATATTTCTACAGTCTCGTATTGGAAACGATGCAAGAAAGAGCCACGAAAGGGATCATTCGTCCAGACATGATCCACCTTCTCATGGAAGCTCGTAGAGGAGCTCTGCAAGCATATGACATTGGAAAATCCGACATTGATGAAGGTTTTGCCATAGTTCAAGAATCGGGTGTGGGTCGAAACATAGTGAACCATATTTGGACCGAGAACGAGTTGGTCGCCCAGTGCTTTGGATTCTTCATCGCAGGTTTCGAAATGTCATCCGCTTTAATGTGTTTCTGCGCTTACGAACTAATGGAGAACCCCGACATTCAGCAAAAACTGATTGAAGAAATCGATCAAGTTCGGGAAAGATTGGGCCATAGACCTTTGACATACGAAATACTTCAAGGAATGCAGTACATGGACATGGTTATATCAGAAACACTGAGAAAATGGCCACCGACACCAGCTACGGACCGGGTTTGCAACAAGCCTTATGTTATAAGTGATGAAGCAGGCGGAACTGTAAAATTGCATCCAGGAGATGTCGTTTCAATACCTATCGCTGGTCTTCACCATGATCCAGACTACTTTCCTAACCCAGATAAATTCGACCCCGAGCGATTTGGTCCGGAAAACAAAACCCAAATAGACCCATTCACATATCTACCGTTTGGAGTTGGCCCAAGGGGCTGCCTTG GTTCCAGACTTGCATTGATGGAAACCAAAGCAATTATTTTCCATCTGCTATCAGAGTTTACTTTTGAAGCCTCTCCACGATCCCGTATTCCAGTAGCGTTGAAACAAGGGAGCTTTCAACTCCATGCGAAGTGCGGATTTTGGATAAATTTTAAACCTAGAAAATAG
- the LOC119652881 gene encoding probable cytochrome P450 9f2 isoform X1: MIGTVLSVLWTKWTLFLCILLFVAYKWLTSTYDFFEKKNVKHEKPKLFFGNYRGLILRQESLFDLVKRFYLKFKDYKYYGTYEVRNPVLVISSPEIIKQIAIRDFECFLNHPVFLDAEDEPLIGNTLFFLEDQLWKDMRGTLSHAFTGSKMRQMFQLVEECSHNASKFLKSEAKGKGLIEMELKDLFTRFTYDVTATCAFGIQVNSLLEKNNQFYHMSRKATNLSGFIAIKFFLFANFRKIMKFFKVKLFDQKFSRYFYSLVLETMQERATKGIIRPDMIHLLMEARRGALQAYDIGKSDIDEGFAIVQESGVGRNIVNHIWTENELVAQCFGFFIAGFEMSSALMCFCAYELMENPDIQQKLIEEIDQVRERLGHRPLTYEILQGMQYMDMVISETLRKWPPTPATDRVCNKPYVISDEAGGTVKLHPGDVVSIPIAGLHHDPDYFPNPDKFDPERFGPENKTQIDPFTYLPFGVGPRGCLGSRLALMETKAIIFHLLSEFTFEASPRSRIPVALKQGSFQLHAKCGFWINFKPRK, translated from the exons ATGATCGGGACAGTGTTATCAGTTTTGTGGACCAAGTGGACGctgtttttgtgtattttactATTTGTTGCCTATAAATGGCTAACATCCACCTatgacttcttcgagaagaaaAATGTGAAGCATGAAAAGCCAAAACTCTTCTTTGGGAATTACAGAGGATTAATACTACGCCAAGAGTCACTATTTGATTTGGTCAAGCGGTTTTATCTGAAATTCAAAGATTACAA ATATTATGGAACGTACGAAGTGCGCAATCCAGTTCTCGTTATATCCAGCCCCGAAATTATCAAGCAAATTGCTATCAGGGACTTCGAATGCTTTCTAAATCATCCCGTTTTCTTGGACGCTGAAGATGAGCCGCTCATCGGCAATACTCTATTTTTCTTGGAGGATCAACTGTGGAAAGACATGCGAGGCACCCTCAGTCACGCTTTCACAGGGAGTAAAATGCGTCAAATGTTTCAATTGGTGGAGGAGTGTAGTCATAAtgccagtaaatttttaaagtcCGAAGCCAAAGGGAAAGGACTGATAGAAATGGAATTGAAAGACCTTTTCACACGCTTCACCTACGACGTGACAGCAACATGCGCTTTCGGAATCCAAGTAAATTCGTTATTGGAAAAGAATAATCAGTTTTATCATATGTCGAGAAAGGCTACGAACCTCTCCGGGTTTATAGCTATCAAGTTCTTCTTGTTTGCGAATTTTCGTAAAATAATGAAG TTTTTCAAAGTGAAGTTGTTCGATCAGAAATTCTCAAGATATTTCTACAGTCTCGTATTGGAAACGATGCAAGAAAGAGCCACGAAAGGGATCATTCGTCCAGACATGATCCACCTTCTCATGGAAGCTCGTAGAGGAGCTCTGCAAGCATATGACATTGGAAAATCCGACATTGATGAAGGTTTTGCCATAGTTCAAGAATCGGGTGTGGGTCGAAACATAGTGAACCATATTTGGACCGAGAACGAGTTGGTCGCCCAGTGCTTTGGATTCTTCATCGCAGGTTTCGAAATGTCATCCGCTTTAATGTGTTTCTGCGCTTACGAACTAATGGAGAACCCCGACATTCAGCAAAAACTGATTGAAGAAATCGATCAAGTTCGGGAAAGATTGGGCCATAGACCTTTGACATACGAAATACTTCAAGGAATGCAGTACATGGACATGGTTATATCAGAAACACTGAGAAAATGGCCACCGACACCAGCTACGGACCGGGTTTGCAACAAGCCTTATGTTATAAGTGATGAAGCAGGCGGAACTGTAAAATTGCATCCAGGAGATGTCGTTTCAATACCTATCGCTGGTCTTCACCATGATCCAGACTACTTTCCTAACCCAGATAAATTCGACCCCGAGCGATTTGGTCCGGAAAACAAAACCCAAATAGACCCATTCACATATCTACCGTTTGGAGTTGGCCCAAGGGGCTGCCTTG GTTCCAGACTTGCATTGATGGAAACCAAAGCAATTATTTTCCATCTGCTATCAGAGTTTACTTTTGAAGCCTCTCCACGATCCCGTATTCCAGTAGCGTTGAAACAAGGGAGCTTTCAACTCCATGCGAAGTGCGGATTTTGGATAAATTTTAAACCTAGAAAATAG